In Streptomyces sclerotialus, one genomic interval encodes:
- a CDS encoding LysR family transcriptional regulator, translating to MIDPKLKMLQMVDHYGGVTAAAEAMRYTPSAVSYQLRQLAEQLGVKLIEPAGRGIQLTAAARTLLRHTAVMQAQWEQARSELAATAAEASGTFTVCGFSTAATYLLPLAAAALRDRNPRLGVRLMEAEPIRCFELLLAEEADLGVVVVTPDSPPLNDDRFDQQPLLDDPLDLIVPVGHPLTARKRVSLADAAQEPWILGTPGSTYHQLVVTSCMAAGFTPDMAHQADEWDTGKAMVAQGFGVILVPRLARISTEWPMTRIRLSGEPAPARRIIAATRKGAAHHPVVAQALELLRASATELLPAAHE from the coding sequence ATGATCGATCCCAAGCTCAAGATGCTGCAGATGGTCGACCACTACGGCGGCGTCACGGCCGCCGCGGAGGCCATGCGCTACACCCCGTCGGCGGTCTCCTACCAGCTGCGCCAGCTGGCCGAGCAGCTCGGCGTGAAACTGATCGAGCCCGCGGGCCGGGGCATCCAGCTGACGGCCGCGGCCCGCACCCTGCTCCGGCACACCGCCGTCATGCAGGCGCAATGGGAGCAGGCGCGCAGCGAGCTGGCGGCGACGGCGGCGGAGGCATCGGGCACCTTCACCGTGTGCGGCTTCTCCACCGCCGCGACGTACCTGCTGCCGCTCGCGGCGGCAGCACTGCGCGACCGCAACCCCCGCCTCGGCGTCCGGCTGATGGAGGCGGAGCCGATCCGCTGCTTCGAACTGCTCCTGGCGGAGGAAGCGGACCTCGGGGTCGTGGTGGTGACGCCCGACTCGCCGCCTCTGAACGACGACCGCTTCGACCAGCAGCCGCTGCTGGACGACCCGCTGGACCTGATCGTGCCGGTCGGCCACCCGCTCACGGCGCGGAAGCGGGTATCCCTCGCGGACGCGGCTCAGGAGCCGTGGATCCTCGGCACCCCGGGCAGCACCTACCACCAGCTGGTCGTCACGTCCTGCATGGCGGCGGGCTTCACACCGGACATGGCCCACCAGGCCGATGAATGGGACACCGGAAAGGCGATGGTCGCCCAGGGGTTCGGTGTGATCCTGGTGCCCCGCCTCGCCCGCATCAGCACGGAGTGGCCCATGACCCGCATCCGCCTGTCGGGCGAGCCCGCACCCGCCCGCCGGATCATCGCGGCCACCCGCAAGGGCGCGGCGCACCACCCCGTCGTCGCACAGGCCCTCGAACTCCTCCGCGCCTCCGCCACGGAGCTGCTCCCGGCCGCGCACGAGTAG
- a CDS encoding MFS transporter, whose protein sequence is MLAALTFGAYLPSSLYPGYQHAFRADDLTMTLVYAVFALVSAPALLLLSPVSDAFGARPALRAGLVTAALGSVCFMLAPGVEWLVAGRAAQGLALGVTTGAAAALVSEETEGRGARRGAVLAGIAFVAGTALGAAAGGFFAQYAPAPYVMPFVLHLVLLAIAWYAVSALVPTAAEGARVPRRSPTMPRIPKGMRALFATASAVGFLAWTTAGLFLAIIPALLARSGRHNMAVIGCILGSVLLCSALTQPLVGRISARSAQLVGLGALLVSLSLLSLTAGRSTPLTLVAAVVAGAGHGLAYAGAAAAVDARAPGKDRGAVTGALYLSFYLGSGLPAVAVGLLTLPFSLTTATSLVTSVAAVLVLLTSAAVAEVDRTVPTTKRKLVLVRVK, encoded by the coding sequence GTGCTGGCCGCGCTCACCTTCGGGGCCTATCTGCCCAGCTCGCTGTACCCCGGCTATCAGCACGCCTTCCGCGCTGACGACCTGACCATGACGCTGGTGTACGCCGTCTTCGCGCTCGTCAGCGCTCCCGCGCTGCTCCTGCTCAGCCCCGTCTCGGATGCCTTCGGGGCACGCCCTGCACTGCGCGCGGGGCTCGTGACGGCAGCGCTGGGCTCGGTCTGCTTCATGCTCGCACCGGGCGTCGAGTGGCTGGTCGCCGGGCGTGCCGCACAGGGGCTGGCCCTCGGGGTGACCACCGGCGCTGCCGCCGCGCTCGTCAGCGAGGAGACGGAAGGGCGCGGCGCCCGGCGGGGTGCCGTGCTCGCCGGCATCGCTTTCGTGGCGGGCACGGCCCTCGGCGCGGCCGCCGGCGGCTTCTTCGCCCAGTACGCTCCGGCCCCGTACGTGATGCCCTTCGTCCTGCACCTCGTGCTGCTGGCGATCGCCTGGTACGCGGTCTCCGCCCTCGTGCCGACCGCTGCCGAGGGCGCACGCGTACCGCGCCGGAGCCCCACGATGCCGCGCATACCCAAGGGAATGCGGGCACTGTTCGCCACCGCCTCGGCGGTCGGCTTCCTCGCCTGGACGACGGCCGGCCTGTTCCTCGCGATCATCCCGGCCCTGCTGGCACGGTCCGGCCGGCACAACATGGCGGTCATCGGCTGCATCCTGGGCTCCGTACTGCTCTGTTCCGCCCTCACCCAGCCGCTGGTCGGACGGATCAGCGCACGCTCCGCGCAGCTCGTCGGCCTCGGAGCCCTCCTGGTGAGCCTGTCCCTGCTGTCGCTCACCGCGGGCAGGTCGACCCCGCTCACCCTGGTCGCGGCCGTGGTGGCGGGCGCCGGGCACGGGCTCGCCTATGCCGGGGCGGCCGCCGCGGTCGATGCGCGGGCGCCCGGGAAGGACCGCGGCGCCGTCACCGGTGCCCTCTATCTCTCCTTCTACCTGGGCTCCGGGCTGCCGGCCGTCGCCGTCGGGCTGCTCACCCTCCCGTTCTCCCTCACCACGGCGACTTCTCTGGTGACGTCCGTCGCCGCCGTCCTCGTCCTCCTGACGAGTGCCGCGGTCGCCGAAGTCGACCGCACCGTCCCCACCACGAAGAGAAAGCTTGTCCTTGTCCGAGTGAAGTGA
- a CDS encoding MFS transporter yields MQAAHAGTETASRKPLTAEEITVTDPKVTRRAIGAAAVGNITEWFDFGVFANLTPVLTAVFFAGAGETVGTIGTLGLFAVAFLVRPLGGMFFGPLGDRIGRTKVLSLTVIMMAIGTFAIAFIPSYETWGAAAPLLMLLARLVQGFSTGGEYGGAMTFISEYAPDKKRGFLGSWLEFGTLTGYLLGGVAGLVIQLPGVMSHEDLLSWGWRIPFLISGPIGIIGLYLRLKLEDTPAFQAAVAETKGREGNQTLKEIRKIFSNYWRPMLICMGLVLVFNVTNYMLTTYMLEYIGKFAPAVNATWAQLLEIAVLALGMVLITFVGRLSDRIGRKPVMYFGCAMLIVLGVPSVLLIQQNTLLSVFLGLALMSLMLLCFNSTIPSTLPALFPTEIRYGGLSIAFNISVSLFGGTTAFFNALLVEGTGDINVPGYYLMAAGAIGAVACWFAAESAGRPLPGSAPAVESREEARELALAGSGTRA; encoded by the coding sequence GTGCAGGCCGCACATGCCGGTACCGAAACGGCGAGCCGGAAGCCGCTCACGGCTGAGGAGATAACGGTCACCGACCCCAAAGTGACGAGACGGGCGATCGGCGCCGCGGCGGTAGGGAACATCACCGAGTGGTTCGACTTCGGTGTCTTCGCCAACCTGACTCCGGTTCTCACCGCGGTCTTCTTCGCCGGTGCCGGTGAGACGGTCGGCACCATCGGCACTCTGGGCCTGTTCGCCGTCGCCTTTCTGGTCCGCCCGCTCGGCGGCATGTTCTTCGGCCCGCTCGGCGACCGCATCGGCCGCACCAAGGTGCTCTCCCTCACCGTCATCATGATGGCCATCGGCACCTTCGCCATCGCCTTCATCCCCAGCTACGAGACCTGGGGCGCCGCCGCTCCCCTGCTGATGCTGCTCGCCCGCCTCGTCCAGGGCTTCTCCACCGGCGGCGAATACGGCGGGGCGATGACCTTCATCTCCGAGTACGCCCCCGACAAGAAGCGCGGATTCCTCGGCAGCTGGCTGGAGTTCGGCACGCTGACCGGTTATCTGCTCGGTGGCGTGGCCGGCCTGGTCATCCAGCTCCCCGGCGTGATGTCCCATGAGGATCTGCTCTCCTGGGGCTGGCGCATTCCGTTCCTGATCTCCGGGCCGATCGGCATCATCGGGCTCTACCTCCGCCTGAAGCTGGAGGACACCCCCGCGTTCCAGGCCGCCGTCGCGGAGACCAAGGGGCGCGAGGGCAACCAGACCCTCAAGGAAATCCGGAAGATCTTCTCCAATTACTGGCGGCCGATGCTGATCTGCATGGGCCTGGTGCTCGTCTTCAACGTCACCAATTACATGCTCACCACGTACATGCTGGAGTACATCGGCAAGTTCGCGCCCGCGGTGAACGCCACCTGGGCGCAGCTCCTGGAAATCGCCGTCCTGGCGCTGGGCATGGTGCTCATCACCTTCGTCGGCCGGCTCTCGGACCGCATCGGCCGCAAGCCGGTGATGTACTTCGGCTGCGCGATGCTGATCGTGCTCGGCGTGCCGTCGGTTTTGCTGATCCAGCAGAACACCCTGCTGTCCGTCTTCCTCGGCCTGGCGCTGATGTCGCTGATGCTGCTCTGCTTCAACAGCACCATCCCGTCCACGCTGCCCGCGCTCTTCCCCACCGAAATCCGTTACGGCGGCCTCTCGATCGCCTTCAACATCTCCGTCTCGCTCTTCGGCGGCACCACGGCCTTCTTCAACGCGCTGCTGGTGGAAGGCACCGGGGACATCAATGTGCCCGGCTACTACCTCATGGCCGCCGGCGCCATCGGTGCCGTCGCCTGCTGGTTCGCGGCGGAATCCGCCGGCCGGCCGCTGCCCGGCTCGGCGCCCGCGGTGGAGTCACGGGAAGAGGCCCGCGAACTGGCCCTCGCGGGCAGCGGCACGCGCGCCTAG
- a CDS encoding FABP family protein, translated as MTGPVRNLPYPDALGPDEAPAPHALLAPLTGLLGTWTGRGSGGYPTLAEDFAYAQEVTFSHDGRPFLHYEARAWLLDGDGAPLRPAARESGWWRLQPEGRVEALITQPTGITEILVGRAGDGTVDLATHQVALTPTAKEVSATRRRYTLTGEDTLDFGHDLAAVGQPLQHHLSARLRRVDRG; from the coding sequence ATGACCGGACCCGTCCGGAACCTCCCGTACCCCGACGCCCTCGGACCGGACGAGGCACCCGCGCCGCACGCACTGCTCGCGCCCCTGACCGGGCTGCTGGGCACCTGGACCGGGCGGGGGAGCGGCGGGTATCCGACGCTCGCCGAGGACTTCGCGTACGCGCAGGAGGTCACCTTCAGCCACGACGGCCGGCCCTTCCTCCACTACGAGGCCCGGGCCTGGCTGCTCGACGGCGACGGCGCGCCGCTGCGCCCCGCGGCCCGGGAGAGCGGCTGGTGGCGGCTGCAGCCCGAGGGGCGGGTGGAGGCACTGATCACTCAGCCCACCGGGATCACGGAGATCCTGGTGGGCCGGGCGGGCGACGGCACGGTCGACCTCGCCACCCATCAGGTGGCGCTCACACCCACCGCCAAAGAGGTCAGCGCCACCCGCCGCCGCTACACGCTGACCGGCGAGGACACGCTCGACTTCGGCCACGACCTCGCGGCGGTCGGGCAGCCGCTGCAACACCACCTCTCGGCGCGGCTGCGGCGGGTGGACCGCGGCTGA
- a CDS encoding fructosamine kinase family protein — protein MTAGGEGPGAVAARLTGRPVAGERRVSSALAEVTLDGGRTVMVKRGDGAGAVRAEAAGLRWLAGADAVRVPAVHGQEGRWLVTDHVASGRPSAAAAAALGRELAALHAAGAPAFGAPPPDGPRDATIGLAPMRNVPGTDWPLWYGEHRVLPYLRRAVDDGTVRPAEATVIEQVVDRLPELAGPAEPPARLHGDLWNGNVLWGADGHAWLIDPAAHGGHRETDLAMLHLFGCPGLDRVLAGYQEAAPLADGWADRIGLHQLFPLLVHAVLFGRGYAEQALAVSRAALAR, from the coding sequence ATGACCGCGGGTGGTGAGGGCCCGGGAGCCGTGGCGGCCCGGCTCACCGGGCGGCCGGTGGCGGGCGAGCGGCGGGTGTCCTCCGCGCTCGCCGAGGTCACGCTCGACGGCGGACGGACGGTGATGGTCAAGCGCGGTGACGGCGCCGGCGCGGTGCGGGCCGAGGCCGCCGGGCTGCGCTGGCTGGCCGGGGCCGACGCGGTCCGCGTCCCGGCGGTGCACGGCCAGGAGGGGCGCTGGCTGGTGACCGACCACGTGGCGTCCGGCCGGCCGAGCGCAGCGGCAGCGGCCGCGCTCGGCCGGGAGCTGGCCGCCCTGCACGCCGCCGGCGCGCCCGCGTTCGGCGCCCCGCCCCCCGATGGCCCGCGGGACGCCACCATCGGACTGGCGCCCATGCGCAACGTCCCCGGCACCGACTGGCCACTCTGGTACGGCGAGCACCGGGTGCTGCCCTACCTGCGCCGAGCGGTCGACGACGGCACGGTACGCCCCGCCGAGGCCACCGTGATCGAGCAAGTGGTGGACCGGCTGCCCGAACTGGCGGGCCCGGCGGAGCCGCCCGCCCGCCTCCACGGCGACCTGTGGAACGGCAACGTGCTTTGGGGTGCCGACGGCCACGCCTGGCTGATCGACCCGGCCGCGCACGGCGGTCACCGCGAGACCGACCTGGCCATGCTGCACCTGTTCGGCTGCCCCGGCCTGGACCGGGTCCTGGCGGGCTACCAGGAAGCGGCGCCGCTGGCCGACGGCTGGGCCGACCGCATCGGCCTGCACCAGCTGTTCCCCTTGCTGGTGCACGCGGTGCTCTTCGGCCGCGGCTACGCCGAGCAGGCCCTCGCGGTGTCCCGGGCCGCCCTGGCCCGCTGA
- a CDS encoding energy-coupling factor ABC transporter permease, which produces MHIAEGFLPPAHAVAWGVASAPFVVHGVRSLTREVRAHPESTLLLGASGAFTFVLSALKLPSVTGSCSHPTGTGLGAILFRPPIMAVLGTITLLFQALLLAHGGLTTLGANVFSMAIVGPWAGYAVYRLLRRYDVPLMVTVFFGAFVADLSTYCVTSVQLALAFPDPGSGFLGALGKFGAIFAVTQIPLAVSEGLLTVLVMRLLVQSSKGELTRLGVLLTGKQNQAGVEEVAR; this is translated from the coding sequence ATGCACATTGCCGAGGGTTTCCTGCCTCCGGCGCACGCCGTCGCCTGGGGCGTCGCGTCCGCGCCGTTCGTCGTCCACGGAGTCCGCTCCCTCACCCGTGAAGTCAGAGCACATCCCGAGAGCACGCTGCTGCTCGGTGCGTCGGGAGCCTTCACGTTCGTCCTGTCCGCGCTGAAGCTGCCCTCGGTGACGGGCAGCTGCTCCCATCCCACCGGTACCGGGCTGGGCGCCATCCTGTTCCGGCCCCCGATCATGGCGGTGCTCGGCACCATCACCCTGCTCTTCCAGGCGCTGCTGCTCGCGCACGGCGGCCTGACCACCCTGGGTGCCAACGTCTTCTCCATGGCGATCGTCGGCCCCTGGGCCGGTTACGCCGTCTACCGGCTGCTGCGGCGGTACGACGTACCGCTGATGGTCACGGTGTTCTTCGGCGCTTTCGTCGCCGACCTGTCCACCTACTGCGTCACCAGCGTTCAGCTGGCGCTCGCGTTCCCCGACCCGGGCAGCGGATTCCTGGGAGCGCTCGGCAAGTTCGGCGCCATCTTCGCCGTCACCCAGATCCCGCTCGCGGTGAGCGAGGGGCTGCTCACCGTGCTGGTGATGCGCCTGCTGGTGCAGTCCAGCAAGGGGGAACTCACCCGGCTGGGCGTGCTGCTGACCGGCAAGCAGAACCAGGCCGGGGTCGAGGAGGTGGCCCGATGA
- a CDS encoding energy-coupling factor ABC transporter substrate-binding protein, producing the protein MKRNTKINALLLLAVAALAVLPLALGLGDHKKEPFTGADAEAETAITEIEPDYEPWFSPLYEPPSGEIESALFALQAALGAGVLAYYFGLRKGRRQGESRALARRDATVAGQDATRPEGAPDASDDEGA; encoded by the coding sequence ATGAAGCGGAACACCAAGATCAACGCACTGCTGCTGCTCGCCGTGGCCGCACTCGCCGTACTGCCCCTGGCCCTCGGCCTCGGTGACCACAAGAAGGAGCCGTTCACGGGCGCCGACGCCGAGGCGGAAACGGCGATCACCGAGATCGAGCCGGACTACGAGCCGTGGTTCTCACCGCTGTACGAACCGCCGTCCGGCGAGATCGAGTCCGCGCTCTTCGCCCTCCAGGCGGCCCTCGGCGCGGGTGTCCTCGCCTACTACTTCGGCCTGCGCAAGGGCCGCCGCCAGGGCGAGTCGCGGGCACTGGCCCGGCGGGACGCCACGGTCGCCGGCCAGGACGCCACGCGTCCCGAGGGCGCCCCGGACGCGTCCGACGACGAAGGGGCCTGA
- the cbiQ gene encoding cobalt ECF transporter T component CbiQ, which yields MLPIDATAHSSRWRRRHPVDKAVLGLGLTVLAISLPPWPGAALVLLTALGVLLGPAGVPVRRLWRAYRVPLGFCVTGALTLLVQIGGPDGFVTLADGGPARAGGLLLRTSAASLGVLLFAFTTPMSDLLPRLVKAGVPAAVVDVALVTYRMSFLLLDSVRRIREAQAARLGHTTRAATWRSLGGLGATAFVRAFDRAARLQTGLAGRGYDGTLRVLVPEARVSVRFTAVSAALLAGLAALTFVLERPLS from the coding sequence GTGCTGCCGATCGACGCGACGGCGCACAGCAGCCGCTGGCGCCGCCGCCATCCCGTGGACAAGGCCGTACTCGGGCTGGGTCTGACCGTCCTCGCGATCTCGCTGCCACCGTGGCCGGGCGCGGCCCTGGTGCTGCTGACGGCGCTCGGCGTACTGCTGGGCCCGGCGGGCGTGCCCGTCCGCCGGCTGTGGCGTGCCTACCGGGTGCCGCTGGGCTTCTGCGTGACCGGTGCGCTGACCCTGCTCGTCCAGATCGGCGGGCCCGACGGGTTCGTCACCCTGGCCGACGGCGGCCCGGCCCGCGCCGGAGGCCTGCTGCTGCGTACGTCGGCCGCCTCCCTCGGCGTGCTCCTGTTCGCCTTCACCACCCCGATGTCCGATCTGCTGCCGCGACTGGTGAAGGCCGGGGTGCCCGCAGCGGTCGTGGACGTCGCCCTGGTGACGTACCGCATGAGCTTCCTGCTCCTGGACTCCGTACGCCGTATCCGGGAGGCCCAGGCCGCCCGGCTCGGGCACACCACGCGGGCCGCCACGTGGCGCTCGCTGGGCGGCCTCGGCGCCACCGCTTTCGTGCGGGCCTTCGACCGGGCGGCACGTCTCCAGACCGGGCTCGCCGGGCGCGGTTACGACGGCACCCTGCGCGTACTGGTGCCCGAGGCCCGGGTCTCCGTCCGCTTCACGGCAGTCAGCGCCGCACTCCTCGCGGGCCTGGCCGCCCTCACCTTCGTCCTGGAAAGGCCGCTGTCATGA
- a CDS encoding energy-coupling factor ABC transporter ATP-binding protein: MSAPVPVALRGASYAYEDGPLVLSDLDFEVPEGRALALLGRNGSGKTTLMRLLSGGLRPRTGRLTVDGQPVGYDRKGLTRLRTTVQLVVQDPDDQLFAASVAQDVSFGALNLGLSDAEARARVEEALAALDITALADRPTHLLSYGQRKRTAIAGAVVMRPRVLILDEPTAGLDPDGQERLLATLGRLRASGTTVVMATHDVDLALRWADDAALLTPSGAHTGPVAAMLARTDLLHQAGLRLPWGVAAAHLLRSQGLLTDTAPGPRTPDELAAVAAALATPPIPADD; this comes from the coding sequence ATGAGCGCCCCCGTACCGGTCGCCCTGCGGGGCGCGTCCTACGCGTACGAGGACGGCCCGCTCGTACTCAGCGATCTCGACTTCGAGGTGCCCGAGGGCCGTGCGCTGGCGCTGCTCGGCCGCAACGGCAGCGGCAAGACCACGCTGATGCGGCTGCTCAGCGGTGGACTGCGGCCGCGCACCGGCCGGTTGACCGTCGACGGGCAGCCGGTCGGTTACGACCGCAAGGGGCTCACCCGGCTGCGGACGACCGTCCAGCTGGTGGTGCAGGACCCGGACGACCAGCTGTTCGCCGCTTCCGTCGCCCAGGACGTGTCGTTCGGGGCGCTGAACCTCGGCCTGTCCGATGCCGAGGCACGGGCCCGCGTCGAGGAGGCGCTCGCCGCCCTGGACATCACCGCGCTGGCCGACCGGCCCACCCACCTGCTCTCCTACGGGCAGCGCAAGCGGACCGCCATCGCGGGCGCGGTCGTGATGCGGCCCCGCGTCCTGATCCTCGACGAACCGACGGCGGGGCTCGACCCGGACGGCCAGGAACGGCTGCTCGCCACCCTTGGCCGACTGCGCGCGTCCGGCACCACCGTGGTGATGGCCACGCACGACGTCGACCTCGCCCTGCGCTGGGCCGACGACGCGGCCCTGCTGACGCCCTCCGGAGCGCACACCGGGCCCGTCGCGGCCATGCTGGCCCGCACCGATCTCCTGCACCAGGCGGGCCTGCGGCTCCCGTGGGGCGTCGCCGCCGCTCATCTGCTCCGCAGCCAGGGCCTGTTGACCGACACGGCACCCGGCCCCCGTACGCCGGACGAACTGGCCGCTGTGGCGGCTGCCCTCGCCACTCCCCCGATACCGGCCGACGACTGA